A stretch of the Streptococcus oralis genome encodes the following:
- a CDS encoding MepB family protein, translating to MKILDVLYNFYGDFDFIEEKYNEKYEGILINIKEEQGYKRCRLAKRTPKKEGYFTVFWKKDQNNKNIPYTNEDLGNELIIVIIDNDKRGLFIIPNEVAIRKNILSTKDSNGKMSMRFYPPWCSNLNTTARATQKWQLQYFREIEI from the coding sequence ATGAAAATACTCGATGTTTTATATAATTTTTATGGTGATTTTGATTTCATTGAAGAAAAATACAATGAAAAATATGAAGGTATTCTTATCAATATAAAGGAAGAGCAAGGGTATAAAAGATGCCGCTTGGCAAAAAGAACACCAAAAAAAGAAGGATATTTTACAGTTTTTTGGAAAAAAGACCAAAATAACAAGAACATTCCTTATACCAATGAGGACTTAGGAAATGAACTTATAATCGTTATCATCGATAATGATAAGAGGGGACTATTCATTATTCCAAACGAGGTGGCTATTCGTAAAAACATTCTGTCGACAAAAGATAGCAATGGAAAAATGTCTATGCGATTTTATCCTCCTTGGTGCTCAAATTTAAATACAACAGCTCGAGCAACACAAAAATGGCAATTGCAATATTTTAGAGAAATTGAAATATAA
- a CDS encoding type II toxin-antitoxin system PemK/MazF family toxin: MIAKSDYIPEKQDIIWLDFDPSVGREIQKRRPALVVSRREYALQTGFVAVCPITHGQQRLAEKGLLVPVSSDKVDGAVNPFQLYTFDFRMRNAQKITKMDTQCFQKVVQLYQYIFGDT, encoded by the coding sequence TTGATAGCGAAATCTGACTATATTCCTGAAAAGCAGGATATCATTTGGTTGGACTTTGATCCATCAGTCGGTCGGGAAATCCAGAAACGGCGACCTGCCTTGGTAGTTTCTAGGAGAGAATATGCCTTGCAAACTGGGTTTGTGGCTGTCTGTCCCATCACTCATGGCCAACAACGTTTGGCAGAAAAAGGCTTGCTCGTTCCTGTCTCGTCGGACAAGGTAGATGGCGCTGTCAATCCATTTCAACTCTATACCTTCGATTTTCGGATGCGTAATGCTCAAAAAATAACAAAAATGGACACGCAGTGTTTTCAGAAAGTCGTCCAACTTTACCAGTACATATTTGGTGATACTTAA
- the ylqF gene encoding ribosome biogenesis GTPase YlqF, producing the protein MATIQWFPGHMSKARRQVQENLKFVDFVTILVDARLPLSSQNPMLTKIVGDKPKLLILNKADLADPAMTKEWRQYFESQGIQTLAINSKEQVTVKVVTDAAKKLMADKIARQKERGIKIETLRTMIIGIPNAGKSTLMNRLAGKKIAVVGNKPGVTKGQQWLKTNKDLEILDTPGILWPKFEDETVALKLALTGAIKDQLLPMDEVTIFGLNYFKKHYPEKLAERFKQMKIEEEAPVIIMDMTRALGFRDDYDRFYSLFVKEVRDGKLGNYTLDTLDDIDDDD; encoded by the coding sequence ATGGCTACTATTCAATGGTTTCCGGGTCACATGTCTAAGGCTCGGCGGCAAGTTCAGGAGAATCTTAAGTTTGTTGATTTTGTGACAATTTTGGTGGATGCTCGACTACCTTTATCTAGTCAAAATCCTATGTTAACCAAGATTGTGGGTGATAAACCTAAACTTTTGATTTTAAATAAGGCGGATCTGGCTGATCCTGCAATGACCAAAGAATGGCGTCAGTATTTTGAATCACAGGGAATCCAAACTCTGGCTATCAATTCCAAAGAGCAAGTAACTGTAAAAGTTGTGACAGATGCAGCTAAAAAACTCATGGCTGATAAGATTGCACGCCAGAAAGAACGCGGTATCAAGATCGAAACCTTGCGGACCATGATTATCGGAATTCCAAATGCTGGTAAGTCAACTCTCATGAACCGTTTGGCTGGGAAAAAGATTGCGGTTGTTGGCAATAAACCAGGTGTTACCAAGGGGCAACAGTGGCTCAAAACCAACAAAGACCTTGAAATTTTAGACACACCAGGGATTCTCTGGCCTAAATTTGAAGACGAAACCGTTGCTTTGAAACTAGCCTTGACTGGAGCAATTAAAGATCAACTACTCCCAATGGATGAAGTGACCATTTTTGGTCTCAATTATTTCAAAAAACATTATCCAGAAAAGCTAGCTGAACGCTTCAAACAAATGAAGATAGAAGAAGAAGCACCTGTTATCATCATGGATATGACCCGTGCTCTCGGTTTCCGAGATGATTACGACCGCTTTTACAGCCTCTTCGTCAAGGAAGTCCGTGATGGAAAACTCGGTAACTACACCTTAGATACATTGGACGACATCGATGACGACGATTAA
- a CDS encoding lipoate--protein ligase — MKYIINHSNETAFNIALEEYAFKHLLDEDQIFLLWINKPSIIVGRHQNTIEEINRDYVRENGIEVVRRISGGGAVYHDLNNLNYTIISKEDENKAFDFKSFSTPVINTLAQLGVKAEFTGRNDLEIDGKKFCGNAQAYINGRIMHHGCLLFDVDLSVLANALKVSKDKFESKGVKSVRARVTNIVNELPEKITVEEFRDLLLEYMKKEYPEMTEYVFSEQELAEINRIKDTKFGTWNWNYGKSPEFNVRRGTKFTSGKVEVFANVIESKIQDIKIYGDFFGIEDVAAVEDVLRGVKYEREDVLKSLETIDITRYFAGISREEIAEAVVG, encoded by the coding sequence ATGAAATATATTATCAATCATTCAAACGAAACTGCTTTTAATATCGCCTTGGAAGAATATGCCTTTAAACACTTACTAGATGAGGATCAAATCTTCCTTCTTTGGATTAACAAACCTTCTATCATTGTTGGTCGTCACCAGAATACTATCGAAGAAATCAACCGTGATTATGTTCGCGAAAATGGTATTGAGGTAGTCCGCCGTATCAGTGGTGGCGGAGCTGTTTACCACGATCTAAACAACCTCAACTACACCATCATTTCAAAAGAAGATGAAAACAAGGCCTTCGACTTCAAGAGCTTCTCAACTCCAGTTATCAATACCTTGGCTCAACTTGGTGTTAAAGCCGAATTTACAGGCCGTAATGATCTAGAGATTGATGGCAAAAAATTCTGTGGCAATGCTCAAGCCTATATCAATGGGCGTATCATGCACCATGGTTGCTTGCTCTTTGACGTTGATTTGTCAGTTCTTGCTAACGCCCTCAAGGTTTCAAAGGATAAATTTGAGTCAAAAGGTGTCAAATCCGTCCGTGCCCGTGTAACAAATATTGTCAATGAATTGCCAGAAAAAATCACAGTTGAAGAATTCCGTGATTTGCTCTTGGAATACATGAAAAAAGAGTACCCAGAGATGACTGAATACGTTTTTTCTGAGCAAGAATTGGCTGAAATCAATCGTATCAAGGATACCAAGTTCGGTACTTGGAACTGGAACTACGGTAAATCACCTGAATTTAACGTCCGTCGTGGAACAAAATTCACCAGTGGTAAGGTCGAAGTTTTTGCCAACGTCATTGAATCAAAAATCCAAGATATCAAGATCTATGGGGACTTCTTTGGTATCGAGGACGTTGCAGCTGTAGAAGATGTCCTCCGTGGAGTGAAATACGAACGTGAAGATGTCCTCAAGTCACTAGAAACTATTGACATCACACGCTACTTTGCTGGTATTAGCCGTGAAGAAATCGCTGAAGCAGTAGTGGGGTAA
- the mazE gene encoding type II toxin-antitoxin system PemI/MazE family antitoxin — protein sequence MNTVKTRKVGNSLTVTIPKNLGMAEGQEMVVYKGIDGVIVLAPKLKDPFDGVTDLRMTNDFEGVRSLDSEI from the coding sequence ATGAATACAGTAAAGACTCGGAAGGTAGGGAATTCTCTCACTGTGACTATTCCTAAAAATTTGGGGATGGCAGAAGGTCAAGAAATGGTTGTCTACAAAGGGATTGACGGAGTCATTGTTTTAGCTCCAAAACTGAAAGATCCTTTTGATGGGGTTACTGATTTGAGAATGACAAACGATTTTGAAGGGGTAAGGTCACTTGATAGCGAAATCTGA
- a CDS encoding CPBP family intramembrane glutamic endopeptidase, which yields MKRNKAIAVYLLGTFSQLVSVCLLFFLLNHFSVQSNLLTILGIFLGGISSALWGTIVANHYFHIHFKKIVNVFFNIHTSYKHYLLSFFLIILDFSFLMFGGKIIEFSWYLPFLMFFKFIVFGGIEEIGWRYVFQPILQEKLPYFYSTILTFFSWALWHLLFFYIDGSLATLQILPFLFGLLTNSFILSALYNKTKNLWICVMTHSIINVLSQLTIDTNRSETYLLKIFIILVSCYIVIHKKGVHSR from the coding sequence ATGAAAAGAAATAAGGCAATTGCAGTATATTTGCTAGGCACATTTAGCCAGTTAGTATCAGTTTGTCTCCTTTTCTTTCTCTTGAATCATTTTTCTGTTCAGTCCAATCTATTAACTATTTTAGGAATCTTTCTAGGTGGCATTTCTTCAGCTCTTTGGGGAACAATTGTTGCAAATCACTATTTTCATATTCATTTTAAGAAGATTGTAAACGTTTTTTTTAACATTCATACCAGTTATAAACACTATTTATTATCTTTTTTCCTTATTATCCTTGATTTTTCTTTTCTAATGTTTGGTGGAAAAATAATAGAATTTAGCTGGTATCTCCCATTTTTGATGTTCTTCAAATTTATTGTCTTTGGTGGTATAGAAGAGATTGGATGGCGATATGTTTTTCAACCAATTTTACAAGAAAAGTTGCCATATTTTTACTCAACAATCTTAACCTTTTTCAGCTGGGCGCTTTGGCATCTGTTGTTCTTTTACATAGATGGTTCCCTAGCAACACTGCAAATTCTACCGTTTTTATTTGGATTGCTGACGAATTCTTTCATACTCTCAGCTCTTTATAACAAAACAAAGAATCTCTGGATTTGCGTTATGACACATTCGATCATTAATGTCTTGTCTCAGCTAACCATAGACACTAATCGATCCGAAACCTACCTGCTTAAAATCTTCATCATCTTGGTATCCTGCTATATAGTAATACATAAAAAAGGTGTGCATAGTCGGTAG
- the xerS gene encoding tyrosine recombinase XerS, giving the protein MKREILLERIDKLKQIMPWYVLEYYQSKLAVPYSFTTLYEYLKEYDRFFSWVLESGISNADKMSDIPLSVLENMSKKDMEAFILYLRERPLLNANTTKQGVSQTTINRTLSALSSLYKYLTEEVENDLGEPYFYRNVMKKVSTKKKKETLAARAENIKQKLFLGDETEGFLTYIDQEYPQQLSNRALSSFNKNKERDLAIIALLLASGVRLSEAVNLDLRDLNLKMMVIDVTRKGGKRDSVNVAAFAKPYLENYLAIRNQRYKTEKTDTALFLTLYRGVPNRIDASSVEKMVAKYSEDFKVRVTPHKLRHTLATRLYDATKSQVLVSHQLGHASTQVTDLYTHIVNDEQKNALDSL; this is encoded by the coding sequence ATGAAACGTGAGATTTTACTGGAACGAATCGACAAACTAAAACAAATCATGCCCTGGTATGTTCTGGAATACTACCAATCCAAGCTTGCTGTGCCCTACAGTTTTACAACCTTGTACGAATATCTCAAGGAATACGATCGATTTTTCAGCTGGGTTTTAGAGTCTGGAATTTCAAATGCTGATAAAATGTCTGATATTCCTTTATCTGTCTTGGAAAATATGTCTAAGAAAGATATGGAAGCTTTTATCCTATATCTACGTGAACGTCCATTGCTGAATGCTAATACAACCAAGCAAGGTGTATCTCAGACGACCATCAATCGGACCTTATCAGCACTTTCTAGTCTTTACAAGTATCTAACAGAGGAGGTTGAAAACGACCTGGGAGAACCCTATTTCTATCGTAATGTAATGAAGAAAGTTTCAACCAAGAAAAAGAAAGAAACACTTGCTGCTAGAGCTGAAAACATCAAGCAAAAACTCTTTCTAGGTGATGAAACAGAAGGTTTTCTAACTTATATCGATCAGGAGTACCCACAACAGCTCTCAAATCGCGCTCTCTCATCATTTAATAAGAACAAAGAACGTGATTTGGCCATTATTGCCCTTCTCCTAGCGTCTGGTGTCCGCTTATCTGAAGCTGTTAATCTAGATCTAAGAGACCTCAATCTCAAAATGATGGTGATCGATGTCACTCGAAAAGGGGGGAAACGTGATTCTGTCAATGTCGCTGCTTTTGCTAAGCCTTACCTAGAGAATTATCTAGCCATTCGAAATCAACGCTATAAGACGGAAAAGACAGATACAGCTCTCTTTTTGACCTTATATCGAGGCGTTCCCAATCGTATTGATGCTTCTAGTGTTGAAAAGATGGTTGCTAAGTACTCTGAGGACTTCAAAGTCCGTGTAACTCCACACAAACTACGCCATACCCTGGCGACTAGGCTCTATGATGCTACTAAATCGCAAGTTTTGGTCAGCCATCAGCTAGGACATGCCAGTACACAAGTCACTGACCTCTATACCCATATCGTCAATGATGAACAAAAGAATGCTTTAGATAGTTTATGA
- the addA gene encoding helicase-exonuclease AddAB subunit AddA translates to MKPISFLTEEEIQKLQEAEASSSKEQKKTAEQIQAIYTAGQNILVSASAGSGKTFVMAERILDQLARGVEISQLFISTFTVKAASELKERLEKKISQQIQETDDVDLKQHLGRQLADLPNAAIGTMDSFTQKFLGKHGYLIDIAPNFRILQNESEQLLLKNEVFHQVFEEHYQGENKENFSRLVKNFAGRGKDERGLRQQVFKIYDFLQSTSSPQKWLNESFLKGFEKADFANEKEKLIEQIKQALWDLESFFRYHLDNDAKEFPKAAYLENVQLVLDEISSLNQESDSQAYRAVLARIVAISKEKNGRALANSSRKADLKPLADAYNEERKTQFAKLGQLADQITILDYQERYHVDTWDLAKTFQNFMSDFVEAYRERKRQENAFEFADISHYTIEILENFPQVREAYQERFHEVMVDEYQDTNHIQERMLELLSNGHNRFMVGDIKQSIYRFRQADPQIFNEKFQRYAQNPQEGKLILLKENFRSSSEVLSATNDVFGRLMDQEVGEINYDSMHQLVFANTKLTPNPDNKAEFLLYDKGDSGQEKEESDEDTKLTGEMRLVIKEILKLHQEKGVAFKEIALLTSSRSRNDQILLALSEYGIPVKTDGEQNNYLQSLEVQVMLDTLRVIHNPLQDYALVALMKSPMFSFDEDELARLSLQKAEDKVQENLYEKLVNAQRQVTDQKELIHKDLAEKLNQFMDILDSWRLYAKTHSLYDLIWKIYNDRFYYDYVGALPNGPARQANLYALALRADQFEKSNFKGLSRFIRMIDQVLEAQHDLASVAVAPLKDAVELMTIHKSKGLEFPYVFILNMDQDFNKQDSMSEVILSRQNGLGVKYIAKVDTGAVEAHYPKTIKLSIPSLTYTQNEEELQLASYSEQMRLLYVAMTRAERKLYLVGKGSREKLEAKEYPAANNGKLDGNTRLQARNFQDWIWAISKVFAKDNLNFSYRFIGEDQLTREAIGELENKSPLQDSSQSSNRQSETIKEALEMLKEVEVYNTLHRAAIELPSVQTPSQIKKFYEPVMDMEGVEVTNQTQSTEKKISFDLPDFSTKEKVTGAEVGSATHELMQRIDLSQQPTLASLTETLKQVQTSPAVRDKINLSKILAFFDTALGQEILANTDLLYREQPFSMLKRDQKSQEDFVVRGILDGYLLYEDRIVLFDYKTDRYDQPSQLIDRYRSQLALYGEALSRAYSIENIEKYLIILGKDEVQVVKV, encoded by the coding sequence ATGAAGCCCATTTCTTTTTTAACTGAGGAAGAAATTCAAAAACTGCAAGAAGCAGAAGCGAGTTCAAGCAAGGAACAGAAGAAAACTGCCGAGCAAATCCAAGCCATTTATACTGCTGGGCAAAACATCCTAGTATCAGCGTCTGCTGGTTCAGGGAAAACCTTTGTCATGGCAGAACGCATTCTGGATCAGTTAGCGCGTGGTGTCGAAATTTCTCAACTCTTTATCTCGACCTTTACCGTTAAGGCTGCTAGCGAACTTAAGGAACGTTTGGAGAAGAAAATCAGCCAACAAATCCAAGAAACCGATGATGTTGATCTCAAACAACACTTGGGACGCCAGTTGGCAGACCTACCAAACGCTGCCATCGGAACCATGGACTCCTTCACACAAAAATTCCTTGGCAAACATGGCTATTTGATTGATATCGCACCGAACTTCCGTATTTTGCAAAATGAAAGCGAACAGTTACTCTTAAAAAACGAAGTTTTTCATCAGGTGTTTGAAGAGCATTACCAAGGTGAAAATAAAGAGAACTTTAGTCGTTTAGTGAAAAACTTTGCTGGACGAGGCAAGGATGAACGTGGTCTGCGCCAGCAAGTCTTCAAAATCTATGATTTCCTCCAATCCACCAGCAGTCCACAAAAATGGTTGAACGAGTCTTTTCTCAAAGGGTTTGAAAAAGCTGACTTTGCAAATGAAAAAGAGAAACTAATTGAGCAAATCAAGCAGGCGCTTTGGGACTTGGAAAGTTTCTTCCGTTATCATCTGGATAACGATGCCAAGGAGTTTCCAAAAGCTGCCTATTTAGAAAATGTGCAGCTGGTTCTGGATGAAATTAGCTCCTTAAATCAAGAGTCCGATAGCCAGGCTTATCGAGCAGTGCTTGCGCGTATTGTCGCAATATCGAAAGAAAAGAATGGTCGAGCTCTAGCTAACTCTAGTCGAAAGGCTGATTTAAAGCCACTGGCTGATGCCTACAACGAAGAGAGAAAGACCCAGTTTGCTAAACTAGGACAACTAGCAGACCAGATAACCATTCTCGACTATCAAGAGCGTTATCATGTAGACACCTGGGATCTAGCTAAAACTTTCCAAAACTTTATGAGCGATTTTGTGGAAGCTTATCGTGAACGTAAACGTCAGGAAAATGCCTTTGAATTCGCTGATATCAGTCATTACACCATTGAGATTTTAGAGAATTTCCCACAAGTTCGTGAGGCTTATCAGGAACGATTCCATGAAGTCATGGTCGATGAGTATCAGGATACTAACCACATTCAAGAACGAATGCTGGAATTGCTGTCGAATGGTCACAATCGCTTTATGGTGGGAGATATCAAGCAGTCCATCTACCGTTTCCGTCAGGCAGACCCGCAGATTTTCAATGAAAAATTTCAACGCTATGCGCAAAATCCTCAAGAAGGAAAGCTGATTTTGCTCAAGGAAAATTTCCGTAGTAGTTCAGAAGTGCTGTCAGCAACCAATGATGTTTTTGGACGCCTTATGGACCAAGAGGTCGGTGAAATCAACTATGACAGCATGCACCAGCTTGTTTTTGCCAATACCAAACTGACTCCTAATCCAGACAACAAGGCAGAATTTCTCCTCTACGATAAGGGCGATAGTGGGCAAGAGAAAGAAGAAAGTGATGAAGACACGAAACTCACTGGGGAAATGCGCCTTGTCATCAAGGAAATCTTAAAGCTACATCAAGAAAAAGGTGTGGCCTTCAAAGAAATTGCCCTTCTGACTTCCAGTCGCAGTCGTAATGACCAGATTCTACTTGCCCTGTCTGAGTACGGGATACCTGTCAAAACCGACGGTGAGCAAAACAACTACCTCCAATCCTTAGAAGTACAAGTCATGTTGGACACCCTTCGTGTCATCCACAATCCCCTGCAAGACTACGCCTTGGTTGCCCTTATGAAGTCTCCTATGTTTAGTTTCGATGAGGACGAGTTGGCGCGTTTATCTCTTCAGAAAGCAGAAGATAAAGTACAAGAGAATCTTTATGAGAAACTAGTTAATGCTCAAAGACAGGTAACTGATCAGAAAGAGTTAATTCACAAGGACCTAGCTGAAAAATTAAATCAATTCATGGATATCTTGGATTCTTGGCGCTTGTATGCCAAAACCCACTCTCTCTATGACTTGATTTGGAAGATTTACAACGACCGTTTTTATTATGACTATGTTGGGGCTTTGCCGAACGGACCTGCTAGACAGGCTAATCTCTATGCCCTAGCTCTGCGAGCTGATCAGTTTGAAAAGAGCAATTTCAAGGGCTTGTCTCGTTTTATCCGTATGATTGACCAAGTTTTAGAGGCTCAGCATGACCTCGCAAGCGTAGCTGTCGCTCCACTTAAAGATGCCGTGGAACTCATGACCATTCACAAGAGCAAAGGACTGGAGTTTCCTTATGTCTTTATCCTCAACATGGATCAGGACTTCAACAAGCAAGACTCAATGTCAGAAGTTATTCTCAGTCGTCAAAATGGGCTTGGTGTCAAATACATTGCCAAAGTGGATACAGGAGCAGTGGAAGCACACTATCCTAAAACCATCAAACTCTCCATTCCCAGCCTTACCTATACCCAGAATGAAGAAGAATTGCAACTGGCTAGCTATTCAGAGCAGATGCGTCTGCTGTATGTTGCCATGACGAGGGCGGAGAGAAAACTTTATCTTGTCGGTAAGGGGTCTCGTGAAAAGCTAGAAGCCAAGGAATACCCAGCAGCAAACAATGGAAAATTAGATGGCAATACCAGACTGCAAGCAAGAAATTTCCAAGATTGGATCTGGGCTATCAGTAAAGTATTTGCCAAGGACAATCTCAACTTTAGCTATCGTTTTATTGGTGAAGACCAGTTGACTAGAGAAGCTATCGGAGAGTTGGAAAACAAGAGTCCTCTACAAGATAGCTCTCAATCAAGCAACCGTCAGTCAGAGACCATCAAAGAAGCTCTGGAAATGCTGAAAGAGGTGGAAGTTTATAATACTCTTCACCGCGCAGCCATTGAACTACCAAGTGTTCAAACCCCAAGCCAAATCAAGAAATTCTACGAACCGGTTATGGATATGGAAGGGGTAGAAGTTACTAACCAAACTCAATCAACTGAGAAGAAAATCAGCTTTGATTTACCTGATTTTTCAACTAAAGAAAAGGTAACTGGAGCTGAGGTTGGTAGTGCCACTCATGAACTCATGCAGAGAATTGACCTTAGTCAGCAACCAACACTTGCTAGCTTGACAGAGACTCTCAAACAAGTTCAGACTAGTCCAGCTGTAAGAGACAAGATCAATCTTTCTAAAATTCTCGCATTCTTTGATACAGCACTTGGTCAGGAAATTCTCGCTAATACCGACCTTCTCTACCGCGAGCAACCTTTCTCCATGCTTAAACGAGACCAAAAGAGTCAGGAAGACTTCGTTGTCCGTGGGATCTTGGACGGCTATCTGCTTTATGAGGATCGTATCGTTCTTTTCGACTACAAGACAGACCGTTACGATCAACCAAGTCAACTCATAGACCGCTATCGTAGTCAGTTAGCCCTATACGGAGAGGCTTTATCTCGTGCCTATTCAATTGAAAACATAGAAAAATACTTGATTATACTAGGTAAAGATGAGGTTCAAGTTGTAAAAGTATAA
- a CDS encoding ribonuclease HII, with amino-acid sequence MTTIKEIKELLATVKELDNPLFLELEKDPRSGVQKEINKRKKAIQAELDEDLRLESMLSYEKELYKQELTLIAGVDEVGRGPLAGPVVAAAVILPKNCKIKGLNDSKKIPKKKHLEIYQAVQDQALSIGIGIMDNQVIDQVNIYEATKLAMKEAISQLSPQPEHLLIDAMKLDLSIYQTAIIKGDANSLSIAAASIVAKVTRDELMKEYDQQYPGYDFTANAGYGTAKHLEGLEKLGVSPIHRTSFEPVKTLVSTKKDK; translated from the coding sequence ATGACGACGATTAAAGAAATCAAAGAACTTCTTGCCACTGTCAAAGAATTAGACAATCCCCTTTTTCTTGAACTGGAAAAGGATCCTCGTTCTGGAGTTCAAAAGGAAATCAACAAACGTAAAAAAGCCATTCAGGCTGAACTGGATGAGGATCTTCGTCTGGAATCCATGCTTTCCTATGAAAAAGAGCTTTACAAGCAAGAATTGACCTTAATAGCAGGTGTTGATGAGGTCGGCCGTGGTCCTCTGGCTGGACCTGTAGTCGCTGCAGCCGTTATCTTGCCCAAAAATTGTAAGATTAAAGGCCTCAACGATAGCAAAAAAATCCCTAAAAAGAAACATCTGGAAATTTATCAAGCCGTTCAAGACCAAGCCTTGTCAATCGGGATTGGTATCATGGATAATCAGGTCATCGACCAAGTCAATATCTATGAAGCTACCAAACTAGCCATGAAGGAAGCAATCTCCCAGCTCAGTCCGCAACCTGAGCACCTCTTGATTGATGCCATGAAACTGGATTTGTCTATTTACCAAACAGCCATTATCAAAGGAGATGCCAACTCCCTCTCCATCGCAGCTGCATCTATAGTGGCCAAGGTGACACGGGATGAATTGATGAAGGAATACGATCAGCAATATCCTGGCTATGATTTTACAGCTAATGCAGGTTATGGAACAGCTAAACATCTAGAAGGGCTTGAAAAACTAGGTGTCAGCCCAATTCACCGAACCAGTTTTGAACCAGTCAAAACACTAGTTTCAACTAAGAAAGATAAGTAA
- a CDS encoding ClC family H(+)/Cl(-) exchange transporter, translated as MEEQSEILRSKKEFAFASSTILSQVGRGIIVGIVVGLIVGSFRFLIEKGFHLIQGLYQDQAHLVRNLFIIGLFYVIVCWLSAKLTRSEKDIKGSGIPQVEAELKGLMTLNWWSVLWKKYVLGILAIASGLMLGREGPSIQLGAVGGKGIAKWLKSSPVEERSLIASGAAAGLAAAFNAPIAGLLFVVEEVYHHFSRFFWISTLAASIVANFVSLLIFGLTPVLDMPDNIPLMTLDQYWIYLLMGVFLGLSGFLYEKAVLNVGRIYDWIGQRIHLDKAYYPILAFILIIPVGIFLPQILGGGNQLVLSLTEQNFSFQVLLAYFLIRFVWSMISYGSGLPGGIFLPILALGSLLGALVGVICVNLGLVSQEQFPIFVILGMSGYFGAISKAPLTAMILVTEMVGDIRNLMPLGLVTLVAYIVMDLLKGAPVYEAMLEKMLPEEATDEGEVTLIEIPVSDKIAGKQVHELNLPHNVLITTKVHNGKSQTVNGSTRMYLGDMIHLVIPKSEIGKVKDLLL; from the coding sequence ATGGAGGAACAGTCAGAAATACTCCGATCCAAGAAAGAATTTGCCTTTGCCTCAAGCACCATATTATCCCAAGTTGGACGAGGAATCATTGTTGGTATCGTCGTTGGTCTCATCGTCGGATCCTTTCGTTTCTTAATCGAAAAGGGCTTCCACCTGATACAAGGACTCTATCAAGATCAAGCGCACCTAGTGCGCAATCTTTTTATCATTGGTCTATTTTATGTAATCGTTTGCTGGCTCAGTGCGAAACTAACTCGGTCAGAAAAAGATATCAAGGGTTCAGGAATTCCTCAAGTCGAAGCCGAACTAAAGGGACTCATGACTCTTAACTGGTGGAGTGTCCTCTGGAAGAAATATGTATTAGGTATTCTTGCTATTGCCAGTGGCCTTATGCTAGGTCGAGAAGGGCCAAGTATTCAACTTGGAGCAGTTGGTGGTAAAGGTATAGCCAAGTGGCTCAAATCTAGCCCAGTAGAGGAACGTTCCCTGATTGCCAGTGGAGCTGCTGCAGGTTTAGCAGCTGCCTTTAATGCACCAATTGCAGGTCTCCTCTTTGTTGTAGAAGAAGTCTATCACCATTTTTCACGCTTTTTCTGGATCTCAACTCTAGCAGCCAGCATCGTAGCAAACTTTGTCTCACTACTTATATTTGGCCTAACACCCGTACTGGATATGCCAGACAACATCCCTCTCATGACGCTGGATCAATATTGGATTTACCTCCTTATGGGAGTTTTTCTGGGACTTTCTGGTTTTCTCTATGAGAAGGCTGTACTCAATGTCGGTCGAATTTATGACTGGATTGGTCAAAGAATCCATTTAGATAAAGCTTATTACCCAATCCTAGCCTTTATCCTCATCATCCCAGTCGGAATTTTCTTACCTCAAATTCTTGGTGGTGGAAATCAGCTTGTTCTTTCCCTAACTGAGCAAAATTTTAGTTTTCAAGTTCTATTAGCTTACTTTTTGATTCGCTTTGTTTGGAGCATGATTAGTTATGGAAGTGGTCTCCCAGGAGGAATTTTCCTACCCATTTTGGCGCTTGGTTCCTTACTTGGTGCCCTAGTCGGTGTCATTTGTGTCAATCTTGGGCTTGTTAGTCAGGAGCAGTTTCCTATATTTGTCATTTTAGGAATGAGTGGCTACTTTGGTGCAATTTCCAAGGCTCCCTTAACCGCTATGATACTTGTTACTGAGATGGTTGGGGACATTCGCAACCTCATGCCACTTGGCTTAGTGACCTTAGTCGCCTACATTGTCATGGATCTGCTCAAGGGTGCTCCAGTCTATGAGGCTATGCTGGAAAAAATGTTGCCAGAAGAAGCGACAGATGAAGGAGAAGTCACCCTCATTGAAATCCCTGTATCAGATAAAATCGCTGGAAAACAGGTTCATGAACTCAACCTACCACACAATGTCCTCATCACTACCAAAGTCCATAATGGCAAAAGCCAAACGGTTAATGGCTCAACTAGAATGTATCTGGGTGATATGATTCACCTGGTGATTCCAAAAAGTGAAATTGGAAAAGTCAAAGATTTGTTGTTATGA